Proteins encoded within one genomic window of Flavobacterium gilvum:
- a CDS encoding glutamine synthetase beta-grasp domain-containing protein produces the protein MAKIKLEYIWLDGYEPTQNLRSKTKVEEHDNFQGTLAELGNWSFDGSSTKQAEGGSSDCLLVPVAIYPDPTRINGYLVMSEVMYADGTPHPSNGRATIDDEDDDFWFGFEQEYFIMDTKTQLPLGFPVGGYPAPQGMYYCSVGGKNTHGRKLVEEHADLCIAAGINFEGINQEVACGQWEFQLFAKGAKKAGDEIWVARYLLDRLTEKYGYYIEYHPKPLGDTDWNGSGMHANFSNEVLRTCGSKETYEKICEAFRPVTAEHIAVYGAYNDQRLTGKHETASIHDFSYGVSDRGCSIRIPLMTVQKGWKGWLEDRRPASNGDPYKIAARIIKTVKSVL, from the coding sequence ATGGCTAAAATTAAATTAGAGTACATTTGGTTAGACGGATACGAACCAACACAAAATTTAAGAAGTAAAACTAAAGTTGAAGAACACGATAACTTTCAAGGAACTTTAGCAGAATTAGGAAACTGGTCATTTGACGGTTCATCAACAAAACAAGCAGAAGGTGGTTCTTCAGACTGCCTATTAGTTCCTGTAGCAATTTACCCAGACCCAACACGTATCAATGGATACTTGGTAATGTCTGAAGTAATGTATGCAGACGGAACTCCACACCCATCAAACGGTAGAGCTACTATTGATGATGAAGATGATGATTTCTGGTTTGGATTCGAACAAGAGTACTTTATCATGGATACAAAAACTCAACTTCCTCTAGGATTTCCAGTTGGAGGTTACCCTGCTCCACAAGGGATGTACTACTGTTCAGTAGGTGGAAAAAACACACACGGAAGAAAATTAGTTGAAGAGCATGCTGATTTATGTATCGCTGCTGGTATCAACTTTGAAGGAATCAATCAAGAAGTTGCTTGTGGACAATGGGAATTCCAATTGTTTGCAAAAGGAGCTAAAAAAGCTGGTGACGAAATCTGGGTTGCCCGTTACTTACTAGATCGTTTGACTGAAAAATATGGTTACTATATTGAATACCACCCAAAACCACTAGGTGATACTGACTGGAATGGTTCTGGTATGCACGCAAACTTCTCTAACGAAGTACTAAGAACATGTGGTTCTAAAGAAACTTACGAAAAAATATGTGAAGCTTTCCGTCCTGTAACTGCTGAGCACATTGCAGTTTACGGAGCTTACAACGATCAACGTTTGACTGGTAAACACGAAACTGCTTCTATTCACGATTTCTCTTACGGAGTATCAGACAGAGGATGTTCAATCCGTATTCCATTAATGACTGTTCAAAAAGGATGGAAAGGATGGTTGGAAGACAGAAGACCAGCTTCTAACGGTGACCCATACAAAATTGCTGCAAGAATCATCAAAACTGTTAAATCTGTTTTGTAA
- a CDS encoding glutamine synthetase III family protein produces MSSIRFQALKEASNRKLLEFHETGRKSVLFGANVFNDKAMKQYLTSDAFKGVQGAVQHGTKIDRKLADYIAMGMKEWALSKGVTHYTHWFQPLTGTTAEKHDAFFETSFDGSDPLEKFGGAQLVQQEPDASSFPHGGIRNTFEARGYTAWDPTSPAFIFGTTLCIPTIFISYTGEALDNKIPLLRALSAIDEAAAEVCRYFDKNVKKVTATLGWEQEYFLIDRSLANSRPDIVMTGRTLLGHTSAKGQQLDDHYFGSIPTRALTYMRDLEQECMLLGIPVKTRHNEVAPNQFEFAPIFEEANLAVDHNCLLMDVMQKVAERHDLKVLLHEKPFKGVNGSGKHNNWSLSTDTGVNLLSPSKTPMTNLQFLTFFINTIKAVNDYEALLRASIATASNDHRLGANEAPPSIISVFIGEQLTKVLAELEGVSTGKLSPEEKTDLKLNVVGKIPDVLLDNTDRNRTSPFAFTGNKFEFRAVGSSANCSNAMTTLNTIVAKQLKDFKAAVDVLIETKDMKKDDAIFNVLREYIKQSKKILFEGDGYSDAWQKEAAKRGLSNFRTTPEALKVRASKQAIDLFGEMGILNHVELHARYEIELEEYTKKIQIEGRVLGDISKNHVIPTAIKYQNTLIENVKGLKDIFGSDFESIAKEQITLIKEISGHIEGINSKVEEMTEERKKANNLTDAHAMAEAYCNNVKPYFEIIRNHCDKLELLVDNELWTLTKYRELLLTK; encoded by the coding sequence ATGTCATCAATTCGTTTTCAAGCTTTAAAAGAAGCTTCAAATAGAAAGTTACTAGAGTTTCATGAAACAGGAAGAAAATCGGTTTTGTTTGGAGCTAATGTGTTTAACGACAAAGCAATGAAGCAATATTTGACTTCGGATGCTTTCAAAGGTGTGCAGGGTGCGGTTCAGCACGGAACCAAAATAGATAGAAAACTGGCAGATTATATTGCCATGGGGATGAAAGAATGGGCTTTGTCTAAAGGCGTTACCCATTATACACACTGGTTTCAGCCACTTACAGGGACTACTGCAGAGAAACACGACGCTTTTTTTGAAACTTCATTTGATGGAAGCGATCCTTTAGAAAAATTTGGTGGGGCACAATTGGTTCAGCAAGAACCGGATGCATCAAGTTTTCCGCATGGTGGAATAAGAAATACATTTGAGGCAAGAGGATATACTGCCTGGGATCCTACATCGCCAGCCTTTATTTTTGGTACAACATTATGTATTCCAACTATATTTATTTCGTATACCGGTGAGGCTTTAGACAATAAAATTCCATTATTACGAGCTTTGTCGGCTATTGATGAGGCTGCTGCGGAAGTTTGCAGGTATTTTGATAAAAATGTTAAGAAAGTGACAGCTACTTTGGGTTGGGAACAGGAATATTTCCTAATTGATCGCTCGTTGGCAAATTCTCGTCCGGATATAGTAATGACAGGAAGAACTTTGCTGGGGCATACTTCTGCCAAAGGGCAACAGTTAGATGACCACTATTTTGGTTCCATTCCAACTCGTGCTTTGACTTATATGAGAGATTTGGAACAAGAATGTATGTTGCTGGGAATTCCGGTGAAAACGCGCCATAATGAGGTAGCTCCAAATCAGTTTGAGTTTGCGCCAATTTTTGAGGAAGCTAATTTAGCTGTGGATCATAACTGCCTATTAATGGACGTTATGCAAAAAGTAGCCGAACGTCACGATTTGAAAGTTTTGCTTCATGAAAAACCTTTTAAAGGGGTTAATGGTTCTGGAAAGCACAACAACTGGTCTTTGTCTACAGACACTGGTGTGAATTTGTTGAGTCCAAGTAAAACTCCAATGACAAATTTACAGTTCCTTACTTTTTTTATTAATACAATCAAAGCCGTAAATGATTATGAAGCTTTGTTGAGAGCTTCGATTGCTACGGCAAGTAATGACCACAGGCTTGGCGCCAATGAAGCGCCACCATCTATTATTTCGGTTTTTATCGGAGAACAATTGACCAAAGTTTTGGCTGAATTGGAAGGTGTTTCTACCGGAAAATTATCTCCAGAGGAAAAAACTGATTTGAAACTGAATGTTGTTGGAAAAATTCCGGATGTTCTTTTGGATAACACCGATAGAAACAGAACGTCACCATTTGCTTTTACAGGAAATAAATTTGAATTCAGAGCCGTTGGTTCTTCGGCAAACTGTTCGAATGCCATGACAACTTTGAACACGATAGTTGCCAAACAACTAAAGGATTTCAAAGCGGCTGTAGATGTTTTGATAGAAACCAAAGACATGAAAAAGGATGATGCCATTTTTAATGTTTTGAGAGAATATATCAAACAATCCAAAAAAATCCTTTTTGAAGGAGATGGCTATAGCGATGCTTGGCAAAAAGAAGCTGCCAAAAGAGGTTTGAGTAATTTTAGAACCACTCCCGAAGCTTTGAAAGTGAGAGCTTCAAAACAAGCCATCGATTTATTTGGCGAAATGGGAATCTTGAATCATGTTGAATTACATGCCCGTTATGAAATTGAATTGGAGGAATACACCAAAAAAATTCAGATTGAAGGAAGGGTTCTTGGAGATATTTCCAAAAATCATGTGATTCCAACAGCTATTAAATATCAAAATACTTTGATAGAGAACGTGAAAGGATTGAAAGATATTTTTGGATCTGATTTTGAATCTATTGCCAAAGAGCAAATTACGTTGATAAAAGAGATTTCGGGACATATTGAAGGCATTAATTCTAAAGTAGAAGAGATGACCGAAGAAAGAAAAAAAGCCAATAATTTGACGGATGCTCACGCAATGGCCGAAGCATATTGCAATAACGTAAAACCTTATTTTGAAATCATCAGAAATCATTGTGACAAATTAGAGTTGCTGGTTGATAATGAACTTTGGACTTTGACCAAATACCGAGAATTGCTTTTGACAAAGTAG
- a CDS encoding TerC family protein: MIVWILFLVLIFTFLALDLGVFNKTPHVISTKEASKWTAIWFTISMLFSGVVYWLYTTDYVMNPDRLKPAVASMKFITGYLIELSLSIDNIFVIALIFASFKIPKKLQHRVLFWGILGAIVFRGIMIYFGVLLIQKFSWTSYVFGAFLLFTAMKMLFTSEDEEEFDPKKSIIYKILGKIIPISTHTDKEHFFIKTERGNAATPLFVALIIIEVMDVVFAVDSVPAILAITADPFLVFSSNIFAILGLRSLYFFLANMLEKFSHLEYSLIAILSFVGLKMLLHDYIEIPEWASLGFIALSLAIGVIVSLQISKKEDTKKHHNKHQ, encoded by the coding sequence ATGATTGTCTGGATATTATTTCTTGTGTTGATATTTACATTTCTTGCGCTTGATTTAGGCGTTTTCAATAAAACCCCTCATGTTATCAGCACCAAAGAAGCCAGCAAATGGACCGCAATATGGTTTACAATTTCGATGTTATTCTCGGGAGTCGTGTACTGGCTATACACCACCGATTATGTCATGAATCCAGACCGGCTAAAACCCGCCGTTGCCTCAATGAAATTCATAACAGGTTATCTGATTGAATTATCACTAAGCATCGACAACATATTTGTAATCGCTTTGATTTTTGCTTCATTCAAAATACCCAAAAAACTCCAGCACCGTGTTTTATTCTGGGGTATATTGGGAGCAATTGTTTTTAGGGGGATAATGATTTACTTCGGAGTTTTGTTAATTCAAAAATTCAGTTGGACCTCTTATGTTTTTGGAGCATTCCTATTATTCACAGCCATGAAAATGTTATTCACTTCAGAAGATGAAGAAGAATTTGATCCAAAAAAATCAATTATATATAAAATTTTAGGTAAAATAATTCCCATATCAACCCATACCGACAAAGAACATTTTTTTATTAAAACAGAAAGAGGAAACGCTGCAACTCCCCTATTTGTGGCATTAATTATTATAGAAGTAATGGATGTGGTTTTTGCTGTAGACAGCGTTCCGGCGATATTGGCAATTACTGCTGACCCATTTTTGGTATTTAGTTCCAATATTTTTGCGATACTTGGATTGCGATCCCTCTATTTTTTCCTTGCCAATATGCTCGAAAAATTCAGTCATCTTGAATACAGCCTGATTGCCATTTTGAGTTTTGTTGGACTAAAAATGCTACTACACGACTATATCGAAATTCCGGAATGGGCTTCTCTAGGTTTTATTGCCTTATCATTGGCAATTGGCGTTATTGTATCTTTGCAAATAAGCAAAAAAGAAGATACCAAAAAGCATCACAACAAACATCAATAG